Part of the Phormidium ambiguum IAM M-71 genome is shown below.
TAATCTTTGCAAATTCGCGTAAATTGTTTGTCTATCTTGTTCGGGATAAAGGTCGATTTTATTAAATACTAAAATTATCGGTTTTTGCGCCTTTCTTAATTCGCAAAGTGCTTGATATTCAGTGCGAGTAATATCGCCAGAAACCACAAATAAAATTAAATCAGCTTGACGCGCCACATCCTGCGCCATTTTTGCCCTAGCTTGCCCTTCAATTTCATCTAATCCCGGAGTATCAATTAATTCTACTTGTATTTGAGAACTCCCCCCCTTATTAAGGGGGGGTTGGGGGGGTATCGTCCAACGTACAGAACGAGGGTATTGAGTAACGCCATGAAGTGGGCCAGTTTGTAATATTTTCTGCCCAATTAAAGCATTTAAAACTGCTGATTTTCCCCGACTAACTAAACCAAAAGCAGCAATACAAATTACGCCTTGGTCTAACTTTTCTAAAGTGCTGTTTAAAACTTCTATTTCTGGGCGCAACATCGATCGCATTTTTGCCGAATGTCCAGAAATGGCGCGGCGAATGCTGGAACGAGCGCGGTTAAAATGGGAGTCTTGACGACTCCGTGCTGGGGAAGGTTCAGTTTGGGGGAATGGCGAATTACTCAAGGTTAAATAGGGGAAAAGGCTTACAGTTCTATTGTGCCTAATATTTAATTAGTTGAGTATTTTACACTAATATCTTTGGCAAAAATAGAAAATCTCTATCTTTTATCTGTGTTTATCTGTGGATATCTGTGGTAAAAATTCTAGTTTTGTATATATCCCTAAGTTTTTAATTCACAATAACTAAATTAAATCTGTCTTACGTAAAACTTTAACGAATTCTCCTGAAACGCGATCGCGCAAAACATCAAATTCATTATTCGGCATTCTTAAATCTAGTGGAATCATTTCAGCAGGAAGTGTTTCTATAATTCCACCATCCACAAAACCATTTCCAGGCAAAAGAAGAATTGTAATTTTTTCTTTTCCCAAAAATCCCAAAACTTTGACTGGTAAGCGATCGAACTCCATACAGCATATTCATACAAATAATTCGTTAATTATGACAATATTTTATTGGTATTTTGTTCTGGAGAGGAATAATTACTAATACTATCGCCTTCCCGTCTTTTAGATGCAAATAAAGCTTGACTAGCTGCATCAATTACTTGATTCACATCGCTTTTTGAGCTATTAAAATCATTAGCAATACCCAAACTAACTGTGACAATAGAATTTTTAAATCCATCCATTCCTTGAGGTTCAAAAGGAATTGCCAATGACTTAACTTGCTGTCGGATTTTTTCTGCAATTTGCCAACAAATCGTTAAATCTTTTCCTGGTAAAAGGATAGCAAATTCTTTTGTTTGGTAACGAGCTATTAAGGCGTTAGGGAAATTCACTACACGACGGATAATATCAGCTATTTGCTGTAAGCATAAATTAGCAGCTTCATAACCATAACTTTTCTCATAAAATTCAAAATAATCTACACCACAAAAAATCAATGAAAATTTTTCTTGATTAACTGAATGTTGCCATATTTTGTCTAATTCTTGCTCAAAGTAGCGCCGATTTAATAAACGAGTTACTTCATCCAAATGAGAAATATTTAATTCTTGTTCCTGTGTTAGGTTGGGAGAATATTTATTAAACAAATTAACTTGTAAAAGTTGTTCTTGAAAAGATTTCCGATATAATTCACATCTGATTTTTGCGCTGGAACCTTGTAGTTTAATTAATCCCATACTTTCTAATTTGTATGCGGCGATCGCTTCTACAATTTCAGGAGAATCAGTAATAATTTGTTTTAAAATCTCTCCTAATTCTGGATTTTCTCGAATTATATTCAATTGACTGAGTAAATGTTGTTGATAAATTTTTTCTATTGTAGCTGATTGTGCCAAAAACTCTTGCATACTGTGCCATTTTTCATCTTGATTAACCAAATGATAAAAAGC
Proteins encoded:
- a CDS encoding AAA-like domain-containing protein; translation: MYLEFPNDPLPLDSPFYIERPPIEELAYAEISKPGSFIRIKAPRKMGKSSLMIRIIDRATNLGYRTATLDFQQADETNFSSLYKFLRWFCANLSRQLKLEPILDEYWDEDIGSKVSSTLYFQGYLLTKINTPLVLVLNELNRVFEYPEIARDFLSLLRSWHEEAKQTKMWQKLRLVVIHSTEVYVSLNINQSPFNVGLSLQLPEFTLEQVQELAVRYGLNWINSNDAQQLMAIVGGHPYLINLAFYHLVNQDEKWHSMQEFLAQSATIEKIYQQHLLSQLNIIRENPELGEILKQIITDSPEIVEAIAAYKLESMGLIKLQGSSAKIRCELYRKSFQEQLLQVNLFNKYSPNLTQEQELNISHLDEVTRLLNRRYFEQELDKIWQHSVNQEKFSLIFCGVDYFEFYEKSYGYEAANLCLQQIADIIRRVVNFPNALIARYQTKEFAILLPGKDLTICWQIAEKIRQQVKSLAIPFEPQGMDGFKNSIVTVSLGIANDFNSSKSDVNQVIDAASQALFASKRREGDSISNYSSPEQNTNKILS